A single window of Undibacterium sp. 5I1 DNA harbors:
- the alaC gene encoding alanine transaminase, whose translation MTIIDSTTPPGRGDTTPSRSYTFSRINRLPPYVFNITAELKMAARRRGEDIIDMSMGNPDGATPPHIVAKLVEVAQRPDTHGYSASKGIPRLRRAIAHWYKSRYDVDLNPDTEAIVTIGSKEGLAHLMLATLDKGDTVLVPNPSYPIHIYGAVIAGADIRSIRMSPGVDFFAELERAIRESYPKPKMMIFGFPSNPTAQCVELEFFERVVKLAKKHNILVVHDLAYADIVFDGWKAPSIMQVPGARDVAVEFFTLSKSYNMAGWRIGFMVGNKELVSALARIKSYHDYGSFTPVQVAAIAALEGDQTCVSEIRDKYQRRRDVLVKGLHELGWMVDIPKASMYIWAHIPPAYRQLGSLEFAKQVLEKAKLCVSPGIGFGEYGDEYVRFALIENEARIRQALRGLKTMFRDDGVEA comes from the coding sequence ATGACCATTATTGATAGCACTACTCCGCCGGGCCGGGGTGATACGACACCAAGCCGCAGTTATACTTTCTCCCGCATTAATCGCCTTCCACCGTATGTCTTCAATATTACTGCCGAGCTAAAAATGGCGGCGCGCCGTCGTGGCGAGGATATTATCGATATGTCGATGGGCAATCCTGATGGCGCTACTCCACCCCACATCGTTGCCAAATTGGTTGAGGTCGCACAACGACCTGATACGCATGGCTATTCCGCTTCCAAAGGTATTCCACGCTTACGTCGCGCGATTGCACATTGGTATAAATCCCGCTATGACGTTGACCTAAATCCTGACACCGAGGCGATCGTCACCATCGGTTCTAAAGAAGGTCTTGCCCATCTGATGCTGGCGACTTTGGATAAGGGCGACACTGTGCTAGTACCCAATCCCAGCTACCCGATTCACATTTATGGCGCGGTGATTGCTGGTGCCGATATCCGTTCAATACGCATGAGTCCGGGCGTGGATTTTTTTGCCGAACTGGAACGCGCTATCCGCGAGAGTTATCCAAAACCGAAAATGATGATCTTCGGCTTCCCTTCCAACCCGACAGCGCAATGCGTAGAGTTGGAATTTTTTGAGCGCGTCGTCAAACTGGCGAAAAAACATAACATCTTGGTGGTCCATGATCTGGCGTATGCCGACATCGTTTTTGATGGATGGAAAGCGCCCTCAATCATGCAGGTGCCGGGTGCGCGTGATGTCGCTGTCGAATTTTTTACGCTATCTAAAAGCTATAACATGGCAGGCTGGCGGATCGGATTTATGGTTGGCAATAAAGAGCTGGTATCGGCTTTGGCAAGGATAAAAAGCTACCACGATTACGGTAGTTTTACGCCGGTACAAGTAGCGGCGATTGCAGCGCTGGAAGGCGATCAAACTTGCGTCAGCGAGATTCGCGACAAGTATCAGCGTCGTCGTGATGTCTTGGTAAAAGGCTTACACGAGCTGGGCTGGATGGTCGATATTCCGAAAGCGTCAATGTATATCTGGGCACATATTCCGCCGGCTTATCGTCAACTGGGCTCACTTGAATTTGCTAAGCAGGTTCTTGAAAAGGCCAAACTTTGCGTGTCACCCGGTATCGGTTTTGGCGAGTATGGCGACGAATATGTACGCTTTGCCTTGATCGAAAACGAAGCGCGGATTCGCCAGGCTTTACGTGGTCTGAAGACGATGTTTCGCGATGATGGTGTAGAAGCATAA
- a CDS encoding anhydro-N-acetylmuramic acid kinase yields MKNLTNNLYIGLMSGTSLDGVDGVLVALPDHSDPAQANTMRLLASAYIPFADTLRADVMALQQSGADEIHREALAANMLVRQYAACVNALLEKVASFDQHSVRAIGVHGQTIRHRPELGYTRQTNNPALLAELSGIDVIADFRSRDVAAGGQGAPLVPAFHRAIFGQVGVCRVVANIGGISNISILRADGSTTGFDTGPGNVLMDAWIAQHHAKSYDENGAWAAQGQVHTGLLAALCDEAFLQTAPPKSTGRDLFRPDWLNQKLQLSAFADISAVDVQTTLCAFTATTLVDAILNYAPDVAGIYICGGGAYNQCLMQHIESTLRRKGSQSTVASTEDLGVSPHHVEALAFAWLAQQFVDRSAGNLPEVTGAKGLRILGALYPA; encoded by the coding sequence CAGGCACCAGTCTGGACGGCGTAGATGGCGTTCTGGTTGCATTACCAGATCACTCAGACCCTGCGCAAGCCAACACCATGCGATTGCTGGCGAGTGCTTATATTCCGTTTGCAGATACCTTACGGGCTGATGTAATGGCATTGCAGCAATCAGGTGCAGATGAGATTCATCGAGAGGCTTTGGCCGCTAATATGCTGGTCAGACAATACGCCGCTTGCGTTAATGCCTTGCTTGAAAAAGTGGCGTCATTTGATCAGCATAGTGTGCGTGCTATTGGTGTGCATGGCCAGACCATACGACATCGTCCAGAGCTAGGCTATACGCGCCAGACCAATAATCCTGCTTTGCTGGCAGAATTGTCTGGCATCGATGTGATCGCTGATTTTCGTAGCCGTGATGTCGCGGCGGGAGGGCAGGGCGCACCGCTGGTGCCAGCATTTCATCGCGCGATTTTTGGTCAGGTTGGCGTATGTAGGGTCGTCGCCAATATCGGCGGTATCAGCAATATCAGTATATTGCGGGCAGATGGCTCGACTACCGGTTTCGATACGGGTCCTGGTAACGTGTTAATGGATGCCTGGATCGCGCAGCATCATGCTAAATCCTATGATGAAAATGGTGCCTGGGCGGCGCAGGGGCAAGTACATACCGGATTGTTGGCTGCATTGTGCGATGAGGCATTTTTACAGACGGCTCCACCAAAAAGTACGGGGCGTGATTTATTCCGTCCCGATTGGTTGAATCAAAAATTACAGTTGTCAGCGTTTGCGGATATCTCTGCAGTAGACGTACAGACGACGCTGTGTGCGTTCACTGCGACGACTCTGGTTGACGCTATCTTAAATTATGCACCCGATGTTGCTGGCATCTATATCTGCGGTGGCGGGGCTTATAACCAATGTCTGATGCAACATATTGAGTCGACATTGCGTCGCAAGGGATCGCAGTCAACCGTCGCAAGCACTGAGGATCTGGGAGTTTCGCCACATCATGTTGAAGCCCTGGCCTTTGCCTGGCTGGCACAACAATTTGTTGATCGCTCGGCGGGTAATTTGCCCGAAGTAACTGGCGCAAAAGGTTTGCGGATTCTTGGCGCTTTATATCCCGCTTAG